A region of Silurus meridionalis isolate SWU-2019-XX chromosome 17, ASM1480568v1, whole genome shotgun sequence DNA encodes the following proteins:
- the eps15 gene encoding epidermal growth factor receptor substrate 15 isoform X1, producing the protein MAANLSLTQLSSGNPVYDKYYRQVDPSGTGRVAAADAALFLKRSGLSDLVLGKIWDLADSERKGFLNKQQFFFALRLVACAQNDLEVALKSLAVAVPSPVFHETTSPLHPAGMTIDSPWAVKPEEKLKFDAIFESLMPVGGLLTGDKVKPVLLNSKLPVDVLGRVWELSDIDRDGMLDKDEFAVAMYLVYRALENEPVPMVLPPPLIPPSKRKKVNSPPVMPLLLSPPPIKERSSTHSAAQTLPAKPTPPQWVVSPGDKAKYDELFIKTDSDMDGLVSGPEVRDIFLKTGLPSGTLARIWELCDIGDIGKLTREQFALALYLINQKLSKGIDPPQALTPEMIPPSDKLSRQSNILSCQAADFSAIKELDSLSNEIMDLQREKSSVEQEIREKEESVRQRTTEVQDLQDEVQKESEELRKLQAERQEVQEALEKLDEQKLFLEEQLQLIRQQCSQENQLIQSLQAEHSEQEQRIGDYEEELVRTREELLCLQEQTRTLGEKVRSARAQLCPLQDAVSESHTQIAQMQERLAELKTEERDAQLTRIVLVEEPPLVNGTVPPAEQSKQLQWLQPTEQATKKPEDEEEEDEEEDLTPTEEPQELRVTEEQLEEELTEQSNSPKDLKVDLVEDLFTNMMSTSSTLSAAWPDDTEASPAILWEPKEVETKLQTSTTKVESPVPEQKEEPSQPITAPSQNSAPVVDFFPPDPFVDSDPFKSEDPFAKGVSDPFGGDPFKDTDPFATDSFFKQSFSTSFASEDPFASSDPFSSNTGSAEPDLFSAHLNNTAAPDPFPKSNTVTADPFSSSSGSAPFASKMDDLDDSDPFSSSAGAGNDPFAGSELSSKEAPAVANDPFAPGGTVVNADSDPDPFATVFGTGTETFVGGFADFKHLEKSNGADHFATSNTHSKNLFKEENQSDVPPALPPKTGTPTRPPPPPPGKRSNLCRSESSDSFQRRGMGEFSSLPAKDSVPDPFAPSAPSQVPREPDRFATFDKYPTEEDMIEWAKRESEREERERVARLTQQEQEDLELAIALSKSELS; encoded by the exons cttTCGAGTGGGAACCCCGTGTATGACAAGTATTATCGACAA gtcGATCCATCTGGCACTGGCCGAGTAGCAGCCGCTGATGCGGCCTTGTTCTTGAAAAGGTCTGGTCTTTCAGACCTGGTCCTTGGCAAG ataTGGGACTTGGCAGATTCAGAACGCAAAGGCTTTCTGAACAAACAG CAATTTTTCTTCGCACTGCGATTAGTGGCTTGTGCACAGAATGACCTTGAGGTTGCCCTCAAAAGTCTTGCCGTGGCTGTGCCTTCACCAGTGTTT catGAAACAACCAGTCCTCTTCACCCAGCAGGCATGACCATTGACAGTCCATGGGCGGTCAAG CCAGAGGAGAAGCTGAAATTTGATGCCATTTTTGAGAGTCTCATGCCAGTGGGTGGCCTGCTCACAGGTGACAAGGTCAAACCAGTGCTGCTGAACTCCAAGCTTCCTGTAGATGTGCTGGGCAGA GTTTGGGAGCTTAGTGATATAGACAGAGATGGAATGCTGGATAAAGACGAGTTTGCAGTG GCTATGTATTTGGTGTATAGAGCACTTGAGAATGAACCTGTTCCCATGGTTCTGCCCCCACCACTAATTCCACCAtcgaaaaggaaaaaagtcaaTTCGCCCCCTGTCATGCCCCTTCTTCTGTCACCTCCACCAATCAAAGAACGGAGTTCTACTCACTCTGCCGCCCAGACATTACCCGCTAAACCCACACCTCCACAG TGGGTTGTGTCTCCTGGCGATAAGGCTAAATATGATGAATTGTTCATTAAGACTGACAGTGATATGGATGGGTTAGTGTCTGGGCCAGAGGTGAGGGACATCTTTTTAAAGACAGGACTGCCCTCTGGTACTCTTGCTCGCATATG GGAGCTATGCGACATCGGAGACATCGGGAAACTGACCAGAGAGCAGTTTGCTTTGGCTCTCTATTTGATCAATCAGAAGCTCTCCAAAGGCATTGACCCACCCCAAGCTCTTACTCCAGAGATGATCCCTCCATCTGATAAGCTATCACGGCAG AGTAATATCTTGTCATGTCAGGCTGCAGACTTCTCTGCCATTAAAGAATTGGACTCTCTCAGTAATGAGATAATGGACTTACAGAG AGAAAAAAGCTCTGTGGAACAGGAGATCAGGGAGAAAGAAGAGAGCGTTCGACAGAGGACCACCGAGGTGCAG GACCTGCAGGATGAAGTGCAGAAAGAGAGCGAGGAGTTGCGGAAGCTACAGGCAGAGCGACAGGAAGTGCAGGAAGCACTGGAGAAACTGGATGAACAAAAATTGTTCCTAGAGGAGCAGCTCCAGCTCATACGGCAGCAGTGCAGTCAGGAGAATCAGCTG ATCCAGTCTCTGCAAGCAGAACACTCTGAGCAGGAGCAGAGGATAGGTGACTATGAGGAAGAGCTGGTGAGGACACGAGAAGAGCTGCTTTGTCTCCAGGAACAGACGCGTACTCTAGGGGAGAAAGTGCGCTCAGCCCGTGCTCAGCTCTGCCCCCTACAGGACGCTGTTTCAGAATCTCACACACAGATTGCACAG ATGCAGGAACGACTGGCTGAGCTAAAGACAGAAGAGCGTGATGCCCAGCTTACACGCATTGTCTTAGTAGAGGAGCCTCCTCTTGTCAATGGAACAGTGCCCCCTGCTGAACAGTCCAAGCAATTGCAGTGGCTACAGCCAACAGAACAGGCAACAAAGAAACcagaagatgaggaggaagaggatgaggaggaagatCTGACTCCCACGGAAGAGCCGCAGGAACTGAGAGTTACTGAAGAGCAGCTGGAGGAAGAATTGACAGAGCAGTCAAACAGTCCTAAAGATCTTAAAGTTGATCTTGTGGAAGACCTCTTCACAAACATGATGTCCACATCCTCCACTCTTAGTGCAGCCTGGCCTGATGATACG GAAGCTTCACCTGCTATACTGTGGGAGCCTAAAGAAGTGGAAACGAAACTGCAGACCAGCACCACAAAG GTGGAGTCTCCAGTTCCAGAACAAAAGGAGGAGCCCTCCCAACCCATAACTGCTCCCAGTCAGAACTCTGCCCCTGTTGTCGACTTCTTTCCACCTGATCCCTTTGTTGACA GTGACCCTTTCAAGAGTGAAGACCCCTTTGCAAAAGGTGTTTCAG ATCCCTTTGGTGGTGACCCTTTCAAAGATACAGACCCATTTGCCACTGACTCCTTCTTCAAACAGTCATTCTCAACCTCATTCGCCTCTGAAGATCCATTTGCTTCTTCCGACCCATTCAGCTCAAACACTGGATCTGCAGAACCGGACCTGTTCTCCGCCCACCTTAACAACACAGCGGCACCTGATCCGTTCCCGAAATCTAACACAGTGACAGCAGATCCATTTAGTTCTAGTAGTGGCAGTGCACCATTTGCTTCCAAAATGGATGATCTTGATGACTCTGACCCATTCAGCTCATCAGCCGGTGCGGGGAATGACCCGTTTGCTGGGTCAGAGCTGTCATCA AAGGAAGCACCAGCAGTTGCTAATGACCCATTTGCTCCAGGAGGAACAGTCGTAAACGCTGACTCGGACCCTG ATCCTTTTGCCACAGTATTTGGCACTGGTACTGAGACCTTTGTAGGAGGTTTTGCAGACTTTAAACATTTGGAAAAG TCTAATGGTGCTGACCACTTTgccacatcaaacacacacagtaagaatCTATTTAAGGAAGAAAACCAGTCAGATGTCCCTCCTGCATTACCACCCAAAACTGGCACACCTACTagaccaccaccacctccaccag GTAAGCGGTCGAACCTCTGCCGATCAGAATCATCAGACTCATTTCAGAGACGTGGAATGGGGGAGTTTTCCTCTCTCCCTGCTAAAGACTCTGTGCCAGACCCTTTCGCTCCCTCTGCCCCCTCCCAAGTCCCGCGCGAGCCTGACCGATTTGCCACCTTTGACAAA TACCCTACAGAAGAGGACATGATCGAATGGGCAAAGAGGGAGAGTGAGCGTGAGGAGAGGGAGCGTGTGGCCCGACTCACCCAGCAGGAGCAGGAGGATCTGGAGCTGGCCATCGCGCTTAGCAAATCCGAACTTTCGTGA